Proteins encoded together in one Gadus chalcogrammus isolate NIFS_2021 chromosome 18, NIFS_Gcha_1.0, whole genome shotgun sequence window:
- the LOC130370937 gene encoding 39S ribosomal protein L10, mitochondrial-like: protein MAATLCGTLLAKSGWLPLTQCGRVRHMSKSVTRHKRPMHIIKQKLMAVTEYIPPKRLAAGAYPSQNKKVEVESGLVLLLKKEVKKVFQDCKMIAVVQNNASNSEDMLTLRHRLHKHSLTVKFFPNQVMRSFLKDSEFCNMAPLFIGSTVLIISTQGKVKEMLSTLRGSPQMVLLGACVDGTLLSAQGVQHYSKLPSVSVVQGELVSGLTLLSSRTASLLQHHPARLSALLQQYVSQQGAPAAEPRPQESEGVAAQS, encoded by the exons ATGGCGGCGACCTTGTGTGGAACGTTACTAGCGAAATCAG GATGGCTGCCACTGACGCAGTGTGGCCGGGTTCGACACATGTCCAAATCAGTGACCCGCCACAAGAGGCCCATGCACATTATAAAACAGAAGCTAATGGCTGTTACAGAATACATTCCTCCTAAACGGCTAGCAGCAGGCGCGTATCCATCCCAAAACAAAAAGGTGGAAGTG GAAAGCGGTCTGGTGTTGCTCTTGAAGAAGGAAGTGAAGAAGGTATTCCAGGACTGCAAGATGATTGCGGTGGTCCAGAACAACGCCAGCAACTCTGAGGACATGTTGACCCTGAGGCACCGGCTTCACAAGCACAGCCTCACCGTCAAGTTCTTCCCAAACCAG GTTATGAGGTCCTTCCTGAAGGACAGCGAGTTCTGCAACATGGCCCCTCTGTTCATTGGGTCAACGGTGCTGATCATCAGTACACAGGGCAAGGTGAAGGAGATGCTGTCCACTCTGAGGGGCAGCCCACAGATGGTGCTGCTGG GCGCCTGCGTGGACGGCACCCTGCTGAGCGCCCAGGGCGTGCAGCACTACTCCAAGCTGCCCTCGGTCAGCGTGGTGCAGGGGGAGCTGGTCAGCGGCCTGACCCTGCTGTCGTCCCGCACGGCCTCCCTGCTCCAGCACCACCCGGCCCGCCTGTCGGCGCTGCTCCAGCAGTACgtcagccagcagggggcgccggCCGCGGAGCCACGCCCCCAGGAGTCAGAGGGAGTGGCGGCGCAGTCCTAG
- the LOC130370935 gene encoding pyridoxine-5'-phosphate oxidase-like, with protein MTRILRRSALGRICLFGKHLQPTKVFGQKISRQTLCTNSTMDLSNMRKKYKGDEECFEESQLAYLDPIKQFGDWFDNATKCPEIGEANAMCIATATKDGLPSARMVLLKGYSDEGFRFFSNYESRKGGELESNPHACLVFYWAPLNRQIRIEGTVERIPFESSCDYFHSRPKSSQIGAVVSRQSTPVPNRDFLRQKNAELEERFKDTEVPMPDYWGGYMVKPSMIEFWQGQTNRLHDRIVFTKPLNGEFSTEGFQHQAEGGWVYQRLSP; from the exons ATGACGCGCATACTCAGAAGATCAGCATTGGGCAGAATTTGCTTGTTTGGTAAGCATTTACAGCCCACGAAAGTGTTTGGTCAGAAGATATCTCGTCAGACTTTGTGTACAAATTCAACCATGGATCTCAGTAACATGAGGAAAAAATACAAGGGAGACGAAGAA tgCTTTGAGGAAAGTCAACTTGCCTACTTGGACCCCATTAAACAGTTTGGGGACTGGTTCGACAATGCCACAAAGTGCCCAGAGATTGGGGAGGCAAATGCAATGTGCATCGCTACTGCAACAAA AGATGGCCTGCCGTCGGCCCGCATGGTGCTGCTGAAAGGCTACAGTGACGAGGGCTTCCGCTTCTTCTCCAACTACGAGAGTCGGAAGGGCGGAGAATTG GAAAGCAACCCGCATGCCTGCCTGGTCTTCTACTGGGCGCCACTCAACAGACAG ATTCGTATCGAGGGCACCGTAGAGCGCATCCCGTTCGAGAGCTCTTGTGACTACTTCCACTCCCGACCGAAGAGCAGCCAGATCGGAGCGGTCGTTAGCAGGCAGAGCACCCCGGTCCCCAACAGAGAC TTCCTCAGACAGAAAAATGCTGAACTAGAAGAAAGGTTTAAAGACACAGAGGTGCCAATGCCAGATTATTG GGGCGGCTACATGGTGAAGCCCAGCATGATTGAGTTCTGGCAGGGTCAGACCAACCGGCTCCACGACCGCATCGTCTTCACAAAACCCCTCAACGGAGAGTTCTCCACGGAGGGCTTTCAGCACCAGGCCGAGGGCGGCTGGGTGTACCAGCGGCTGTCCCCCTGA